Proteins encoded within one genomic window of Gemmatimonadaceae bacterium:
- a CDS encoding transglutaminase domain-containing protein translates to MNGRGIAAVAVLAAWGAGLAVFAQRESSRSTVQRLAEAAVRVAPGPTYFAIESEARHVGFASFTTDTIPDGLQFTEYDVREERASGRRVRQVVTHATRALALREIAVSAAAPVATARVLDDSTLLVVRESAAGRDSTRERFVAPLLVPALVPMAIALGPSPSVGDRHAFDVFDPATLRVRRLAVTLAAESTFVVVDSAAFDAEERRWVPAHRDTLTAWRVVEDRVPGLDAWVDALGRLVTLREDAATRQTRTSYEMAFENWRSTVRASGDAVTAPMKTVTAVRATPPVGTLTVVALGLPLGDLSATGRWQRRSGDTIRIVRADSLTQQHGYWLPPQRDHRTAFASTLKVEPGIEVEAHPIAGAARRLRGRAYDPLAVTQRLARWVSDSIRLETTLTPPSALTTLRSASGDADHHTMLFLALARASGIPARAVRGVVYTGDAWLSHSWAEVWVSRDWVPVDPTSGQFPADASHLRLVVGAVSLGQELDRLVSRSTLRVVASGPAPTHKP, encoded by the coding sequence ATGAACGGGCGCGGCATTGCCGCCGTTGCGGTGCTCGCGGCGTGGGGCGCAGGTCTCGCCGTGTTCGCCCAGCGGGAATCATCCCGTTCGACCGTGCAGCGGCTTGCCGAGGCCGCGGTTCGCGTCGCGCCGGGCCCCACGTACTTCGCGATCGAATCCGAGGCGCGCCACGTGGGCTTTGCCTCGTTCACCACCGACACGATCCCCGACGGATTGCAGTTCACGGAGTACGATGTGCGGGAGGAGCGTGCGTCGGGGCGTCGCGTGCGCCAGGTGGTGACACACGCCACACGCGCGCTCGCACTTCGGGAGATCGCCGTGAGCGCCGCCGCACCGGTTGCCACGGCGCGTGTGCTCGACGACTCCACGCTGCTCGTCGTGCGAGAGAGTGCCGCGGGCCGCGACAGTACGCGGGAGCGATTCGTTGCACCACTGCTCGTGCCGGCGCTGGTGCCGATGGCGATCGCCCTCGGGCCCTCGCCATCGGTGGGAGATCGGCATGCCTTCGATGTGTTCGATCCTGCCACGCTGCGCGTGCGGCGTCTGGCGGTGACGCTGGCGGCGGAGTCGACGTTCGTGGTGGTGGACAGCGCGGCGTTCGACGCAGAGGAGCGTCGGTGGGTTCCGGCGCATCGTGACACGCTCACGGCCTGGCGCGTGGTGGAGGATCGCGTGCCCGGACTCGACGCCTGGGTCGACGCACTCGGCCGGCTCGTGACCCTGCGCGAAGATGCGGCGACGCGGCAGACGCGCACGTCGTACGAGATGGCATTCGAGAACTGGCGCAGCACGGTTCGCGCGTCCGGCGACGCGGTGACGGCTCCGATGAAGACGGTGACGGCGGTGCGCGCGACGCCGCCCGTTGGCACGCTCACCGTCGTGGCCCTTGGCCTCCCGTTAGGCGACCTGTCCGCCACCGGGCGCTGGCAGCGGCGCTCGGGGGACACCATCCGGATCGTGCGCGCCGACTCCCTCACGCAGCAGCACGGGTACTGGCTGCCGCCGCAGCGTGACCATCGCACGGCCTTCGCGAGCACGCTCAAGGTGGAGCCGGGCATCGAGGTCGAGGCGCATCCGATTGCCGGCGCCGCTCGCCGGCTGCGCGGCCGCGCGTACGATCCGCTCGCCGTCACCCAGCGACTGGCCCGTTGGGTCAGTGACTCCATTCGACTCGAGACGACGTTGACCCCGCCGAGCGCGCTCACGACGCTGCGGTCGGCCTCAGGCGATGCGGACCACCACACGATGCTCTTCCTGGCGCTGGCCCGGGCGTCCGGCATCCCTGCGCGCGCGGTGCGCGGCGTGGTCTACACCGGCGATGCCTGGCTGTCGCACTCGTGGGCCGAAGTCTGGGTCAGTCGGGACTGGGTGCCGGTGGATCCGACCAGTGGTCAGTTCCCCGCGGATGCCTCGCACTTGCGGCTCGTCGTCGGTGCGGTGTCCCTGGGCCAGGAACTCGACCGACTCGTCTCGCGGTCGACGCTGAGGGTCGTCGCGTCGGGGCCCGCTCCAACCCACAAGCCATGA
- a CDS encoding ABC transporter ATP-binding protein, whose product MIEIANLTKRYGSFTAVDALNLVVPRGELFGFLGPNGAGKTTTMRMVAGILRPTSGSIRICGIDLDRDPIAAKSRLGFIPDRPFIYEKLTGIEFLRFVAGLYAQEGDAIERRAAELLEVFDLTEWRDELVEAYSHGMRQKLIISSAFVHRPDVIVVDEPMVGLDPKAARTLKDLFREYTRRGHTIMMSTHTLEVAQAMCDRIAIIQRGHIRAAGTMDELRANAERGDEGLEEIFLRLTGDDVARELAEVLDG is encoded by the coding sequence ATGATCGAGATCGCGAACCTCACGAAGCGATACGGCAGCTTCACCGCCGTCGACGCGCTCAACCTCGTCGTGCCGCGCGGGGAGCTGTTCGGCTTTCTCGGGCCAAACGGCGCGGGAAAAACAACGACGATGCGCATGGTCGCCGGCATCCTGCGTCCCACGTCGGGGAGTATCCGGATCTGCGGCATCGACCTCGATCGCGACCCGATCGCGGCCAAGTCGCGGCTCGGCTTCATCCCCGATCGCCCGTTCATCTATGAAAAGCTGACCGGCATCGAGTTCCTCCGGTTCGTGGCCGGACTCTATGCGCAGGAAGGTGACGCCATCGAGCGCCGCGCCGCGGAACTGCTCGAGGTGTTCGACCTCACGGAGTGGAGAGATGAGCTGGTCGAGGCGTACAGCCACGGGATGCGGCAGAAGCTCATCATCTCGAGTGCATTCGTGCATCGCCCCGATGTGATCGTCGTCGACGAGCCCATGGTGGGGCTCGATCCGAAGGCGGCGCGCACGCTGAAGGATCTGTTCCGGGAATACACGCGGCGCGGCCACACGATCATGATGTCGACGCACACGCTCGAGGTGGCGCAGGCGATGTGCGACCGCATCGCGATCATTCAGCGAGGTCACATCCGGGCCGCGGGCACGATGGATGAACTGCGCGCCAACGCGGAGCGCGGTGATGAAGGGCTCGAGGAGATCTTCCTCCGACTCACCGGTGACGACGTGGCGCGGGAGCTGGCCGAGGTGCTCGATGGGTAG
- the glpK gene encoding glycerol kinase GlpK has product MKYVLAIDQGTTGSTCLVVRSDGQVVGRGYREITQHYPQPGLVEHDAEEIFERTREAAREAIAAARVVPEAIGITNQRETIVVWDRRTGAPVHRAIVWQDRRTAPRCAELSPRAEEISRRTGLVVDPYFSATKLEWLLRQVPGLAARAVAGELAAGTIDAWLVWKLTGGQVHATDPTNASRTMLYDIDRLAWSDELCALFGVPRAMLPDVRSSSGDFGTASAEHLGAAIPIRGVVGDQQSALYGQGCWAKGEGKNTYGTGAFLLFNAGASRPNGGGGLLTTIACDAKGQPAYALEAAVFIAGAAIQWLRDGLQLLAHAGESEAMARSLVSNDGVYFVPALVGLAAPHWDADARGMIVGLTRGTGRAHLVRAALESMAYSTADVVDAARTFGGVAVDRLRVDGGATANDWLMQFQADVLGIPVERPSMLETTALGAAGLAGVAAGVWASPGEFLAARQFTKFTPGADRAIATSGRDGWQRAVRATLGWARDVREGAGR; this is encoded by the coding sequence ATGAAGTACGTGCTTGCCATCGACCAGGGAACCACCGGCAGCACCTGTTTGGTCGTCCGCTCCGATGGCCAGGTCGTCGGTCGTGGCTATCGCGAGATCACGCAGCACTATCCGCAACCGGGGCTCGTCGAGCACGATGCGGAGGAGATTTTCGAGCGCACGCGTGAGGCCGCGCGTGAGGCGATCGCCGCTGCCAGGGTCGTGCCCGAGGCGATCGGGATCACCAACCAGCGCGAGACCATCGTCGTGTGGGACCGACGCACGGGCGCGCCGGTGCATCGCGCGATCGTCTGGCAGGATCGTCGCACGGCTCCGCGCTGCGCCGAGCTGTCGCCACGCGCGGAGGAGATCTCGCGACGAACGGGTCTGGTCGTCGATCCCTACTTCTCGGCGACCAAGCTCGAATGGTTGCTGCGGCAGGTGCCCGGCCTTGCCGCGCGCGCCGTCGCCGGTGAACTCGCGGCGGGAACGATCGACGCGTGGCTCGTGTGGAAGCTCACCGGCGGCCAGGTGCATGCGACCGACCCGACCAATGCGTCGCGCACGATGCTCTACGACATCGACCGTCTCGCGTGGAGCGACGAGCTGTGCGCGCTCTTCGGGGTGCCCCGCGCGATGCTCCCCGACGTGCGATCGTCCTCGGGAGACTTCGGCACCGCGAGCGCGGAACACCTTGGCGCCGCGATCCCGATCCGCGGCGTCGTCGGTGACCAGCAGTCGGCGCTGTACGGCCAGGGATGCTGGGCGAAAGGTGAAGGCAAGAACACCTACGGCACCGGAGCGTTCCTGCTGTTCAACGCCGGCGCGTCACGGCCGAATGGCGGAGGCGGCCTGCTGACGACGATTGCCTGCGACGCGAAGGGCCAGCCGGCCTACGCACTCGAAGCGGCCGTGTTCATCGCTGGCGCCGCGATCCAGTGGCTACGCGACGGCCTGCAGCTGCTCGCTCACGCGGGCGAGAGCGAGGCGATGGCACGGTCGCTTGTATCAAATGATGGGGTGTATTTCGTGCCGGCGCTCGTGGGTCTGGCCGCGCCGCACTGGGACGCCGATGCACGCGGCATGATCGTGGGCCTCACGCGGGGGACCGGCCGGGCGCACCTGGTACGTGCGGCACTGGAGTCGATGGCCTACTCCACCGCCGACGTGGTGGACGCCGCACGAACGTTTGGCGGCGTTGCCGTCGATCGGCTGCGTGTGGACGGCGGGGCCACCGCCAACGACTGGCTGATGCAATTCCAGGCGGACGTGCTCGGCATCCCCGTGGAACGGCCGTCGATGTTGGAGACGACCGCACTCGGTGCCGCGGGGCTGGCCGGTGTGGCCGCCGGTGTCTGGGCAAGTCCTGGCGAGTTCCTGGCCGCGCGGCAGTTCACGAAGTTCACGCCGGGCGCCGACCGTGCGATCGCCACCTCGGGCCGCGACGGCTGGCAGCGGGCCGTGCGCGCGACGTTAGGCTGGGCCCGGGACGTTCGCGAGGGCGCTGGCCGGTGA
- the mtnA gene encoding S-methyl-5-thioribose-1-phosphate isomerase encodes MTSPIEAVRWSPDGRAVRIIDQTLLPGAYRERDLHSLDDVVRAIQSLAVRGAPAIGVCGAMGLAVVAQSHAALEGAAFRAALASAARVISAARPTAVNLSWAVDRLMRVAHGSNGSTSSLLDALRDEATRILDEDRAMCRAIGEHGASLLGDGARVLTHCNAGALATGGMGTALAPVYVAKESGRRVAVFADETRPLLQGSRLTAWELARAGIPVTILADNMAASVMRAGTIDLCIVGADRIAANGDVANKIGTYGVAVLARHHGIPFYVAAPSSTIDPATPTGAQITIEQRSPDEITRGFGSVTAPDGVGVYNPAFDITPAELVTAIITERGIHHPPYRWT; translated from the coding sequence ATGACGAGTCCCATCGAAGCGGTGCGCTGGAGTCCGGATGGGCGTGCGGTTCGGATCATCGATCAAACGCTGCTGCCGGGCGCATATCGCGAGCGCGACCTCCACTCGCTCGACGACGTCGTGCGCGCGATTCAATCGCTCGCCGTTCGCGGAGCCCCGGCGATCGGCGTCTGTGGAGCGATGGGTCTCGCCGTGGTCGCGCAATCGCACGCGGCGCTCGAAGGCGCGGCGTTTCGGGCCGCGCTCGCGTCCGCGGCGCGCGTGATCAGCGCAGCGCGACCGACCGCGGTCAATCTCTCCTGGGCGGTCGATCGTCTCATGCGCGTGGCCCACGGTTCCAATGGCTCGACCTCGAGCCTGCTCGACGCACTCCGTGACGAGGCGACCCGCATCCTGGACGAAGATCGCGCCATGTGTCGGGCTATTGGTGAACACGGCGCCTCGCTGCTCGGGGACGGCGCGCGCGTGTTGACCCACTGCAACGCGGGCGCCCTCGCGACCGGAGGCATGGGGACCGCGCTGGCCCCGGTCTACGTAGCCAAAGAAAGCGGCCGCCGCGTCGCCGTGTTCGCCGACGAAACACGACCCCTCCTCCAGGGAAGTCGGCTCACCGCGTGGGAACTCGCGCGCGCCGGCATCCCGGTCACGATCCTCGCCGACAACATGGCGGCCAGCGTGATGCGCGCGGGGACGATCGACCTGTGCATCGTCGGTGCTGACCGCATCGCGGCGAACGGAGACGTGGCCAACAAGATCGGCACCTACGGCGTCGCGGTGCTCGCCAGGCATCACGGCATTCCATTCTATGTGGCGGCGCCGAGCTCGACGATCGATCCGGCCACCCCGACCGGCGCGCAGATCACCATCGAGCAGCGCAGTCCGGATGAGATCACGCGTGGCTTCGGGTCGGTCACGGCGCCGGACGGCGTGGGAGTGTACAATCCGGCCTTCGATATCACGCCTGCCGAGCTCGTGACGGCGATCATCACCGAACGCGGCATCCACCACCCGCCGTATCGCTGGACCTGA
- a CDS encoding enoyl-CoA hydratase/isomerase family protein, whose amino-acid sequence MPTNLTLSVHDRVATITVTRPDKLNALNAQTIGELGEAIDEVRTRADIGGAILTGAGKAFVAGADISELATQQPLDARQRALRGQGVFGRFERSPKPVIAAVNGFALGGGCELAMACHVRIASDTAKFGQPEVKLGICPGYGGTQRLPRLVGQGRALQLLLTGELIDASEAFRIGLVNKVVPAAELLATAEAMLRTMLANGPLALASCIEAVHRGYDGPLAEGLAIEADHFALLSGTKDMAEGTAAFLAKRPAAFEGR is encoded by the coding sequence ATGCCGACGAACCTCACGCTGAGTGTCCACGACCGCGTCGCCACCATCACGGTCACGCGCCCCGACAAGCTGAACGCGCTCAACGCGCAGACGATCGGCGAGCTGGGTGAAGCCATCGACGAGGTGCGCACGCGCGCCGACATCGGGGGCGCGATTCTCACGGGCGCGGGCAAGGCGTTCGTCGCCGGTGCTGACATTTCGGAGCTGGCCACTCAGCAGCCGCTCGACGCCCGGCAACGCGCGCTCCGGGGTCAGGGCGTCTTTGGGCGGTTCGAGCGGAGCCCCAAGCCGGTGATCGCCGCCGTGAACGGCTTTGCACTCGGCGGCGGTTGCGAACTGGCGATGGCCTGCCACGTGCGCATCGCGTCGGACACCGCGAAGTTCGGCCAGCCCGAGGTGAAGCTCGGGATCTGCCCAGGCTACGGGGGCACGCAACGCCTGCCGCGACTCGTGGGCCAGGGTCGCGCGCTGCAACTCCTGCTGACCGGCGAGCTGATCGACGCGAGCGAGGCGTTCCGCATCGGCCTGGTGAACAAGGTGGTGCCTGCCGCGGAGCTTCTGGCAACGGCGGAAGCGATGCTGCGAACGATGCTGGCCAACGGCCCGCTGGCGCTGGCGTCGTGCATCGAGGCGGTCCATCGCGGCTACGACGGCCCGCTCGCCGAGGGGCTCGCGATCGAGGCGGACCATTTCGCGCTGCTGTCCGGCACGAAGGACATGGCCGAGGGAACGGCCGCGTTCCTCGCGAAGCGCCCGGCGGCCTTCGAGGGTCGTTAG